The segment GCAGCCCATTCATTTGCCAGAGCTGTCCGATAGCTTAGATCATCTGTTTCTTCTTGCTCCCATTCGGTGCGGGTCAACTTCACGTTGTACCCCACAGCCAGCAAATAGCTTTTTACCAGCAATGAAACACACAGCGCCACATCTGCCTCCTGCAAGCCTGTTGCTGCGTTAACTGCACCGGGATCAATGTTGCGGCCTGCGTGGCCAGGGTCAATTATAATGCGCATACAATCCACCTCATTTCTTATCGTTCAAAGATTCTTTTTCGCTTCGCAGCTGCACCAGCTTTTCCCGAATGAAAGCCGGAATATACTCGCCATAACCCATGCGGTCCAGGTTCTCAATAATGCTCAAGCCTTCATTACCCAGGTACGCAAAAATCACCATCGCCCGGCAGGTGCTAATTCCCAAAATGCCAACATCAATCCAGTGGGCCATAATAACAATCACCAGCATGGCAATCTTACGCTTGATCCCCTCAAAGCCTTTTTTGCTATCAAGAGTAGCTGTCTTCCAAGCGGCGACCATCCCGGTCACGTAATCAATGATGACAAAGATCAAAAGCGCGGTGATGAGCTTATCAACACCACCCACCAGAAAGGAAAACCCTGCGCCAATGGCAGAACCTATGGCCATAATACGCAGCTCGATTTGTGTGTACTCAATCATGCTATATCCCCCTTTCTATACCAAACCATAACTACTTAGCGCCGCTTTTAGCGCCCTTACATCATCAGCCAAGGTTTCTGCGGCATTGCGAAGCGCCTGCACCTCGGCCTGGGAATAAGTCGCCCCGATAGCCAGGCTGCCAATGGCACCGTCGGTATTCACCAAGGTTACCGTGTTTTTGGCAGCTGGAACCGCGCCGAAAAAGCCAACCACAGAAGGATTCACTGGCAATCGTACATTCACAGGATAAAAGGCATCGCTGGCCGTATTCCGATAACCCAATACCAGCCGGTTATAGGCTTTGGTCGTACTGGCCGCAGCCGTAGTCAAGGAAGCTGCAGACACCGTAACCGCCGCGTCATTGGTTTCCGAAAGATCGACATAAGCCATTTGGTTATCGCTAAGGGTGACACCGCCAGTGGCTACCGTATTTTGAATCAGCTGGCCATCGGCACGAACAAATAGAATCCTTAAAGCGCCGCTCCAGGTAAGCTGCCCGCTAGCCGCCGAATAGTTAATCACCCCGTCGCAGTGGACAATGACGTTCTTGGTATAGGAAATAGCACGATCCAAATCCGATAGCGGCGGCTCCATGGAGGAAGCCGCAAAGATCGTTGATCCATCCGCATAGGCCGTATGAAAGTTGGCTCCCATTTCATCCCCTCCTTATAGCTGCAATAGCGCTTGCCCATAGGCAGAATACTCCCCTTGCAACAGCGTAATTTCAATATTGACCAGCGTCCCGGCTGTGCCTTCGGTATAGGTGAAGGTAACGCTGCTGCCGCCTCCCGTATTACCGTTGGCCGGCGCTACGCTTCCGTCGCCGCTTACAATATTGGCCGTAAGATTCCAGCCCAAAGAATTCGTAATGGCGTTGCCGTACTGGTCTTTGACGCTGGCCACTATGCTCCAGGTAGTGCCGTTGTCGGTAGCGGTTGTGGCAATGGATGCCGGCACTGGCGCTGACCAGACCTGGCCAATATCTGCTGCGGTAATCACAGTCTGCCCACCGCGCATCAGCAGGTATCCAATGGGAATATGCCCACCAGGAAGATTGGGCCTGCTTTCGGCAGTGGTAAAGGCCGTTCCGGTAGTTTTAGTAACCACCAACGCTGGCGAAAGGCTAAACAGGTCATACCGAAACTGCCCCGCACTCGGCGCGGAAATACTAAACACTCCAGCTACATCACCCATGGCTAGGCCCATATTCATTTTAAAGACGGTGCCAGCGACCATAGCCACTGCCGGCACCGCATACTCTGCGCCATTAAAGCGGGCTACTCCGGTTGTCACATACACGCTCATCCCCGGCGTCTGGGATATGGCCTTTAGTAAGCAGCCCGCTAAAATGGCATCGTCCGGCGTACTTGGCGTCGGTGTTGCGTTGCCGCTAACTGGCGTCGGTATGGCTCTACCAAATCCCACCACCTCAATGTAACCACGGATGCCGCCGCGATGGGCAATTCGCACCGCCTGCCCCGGCTTGGCCCACTCGGGAATGGTCGCCCAGTTTTGTGGAAAGCGGGCAATAACGAATTCACTGGAGCCTTGAATCTTGCAGCGACACACCCGCTCGGTCAGAAGAACATCCCATAGGACCGCGTCCCTGCTTTCTGCTGCCTGTCTGGTAGCCCTATCCGTAGCCCCGCGTAAGAGACGCTTTCCATAGGTTCTCATAGTACCCATCCTTCCAGACTGTCCGTGTACTCGCCGCTTCCGCTGCCGCTGGGAATGGTCATTCGGCGGGTCAAGTTGGTTACAAACAAGGTAAGAAGTGCGCCGGTATAGGGGTGCGGAATCTGCAAGGTATCACCGGCATCGTCTTGGAGGTGAACGGTTTTAGAAAACTTCACCCTTCGGCGCTGTGCCTGCAAAATCCAAAGTTCTCTCTGAGCCACTTGCTGCGCTTGACTGGCGTCATAGACTAGCGGATCGTCGATACGCGTTTCAATCACCGTCCCCCGCAGGTCATTTTGTAGCTCTAGATCATTAGCGGACGCTTCAAAGGTCTGGTAGTTCTGGCCTATCGGACAAGCATGAATGGTAAAGGCGTAGTTGCCTACCGCCGCCAAGCACTGGAGGGCAATATACAGCCCCGCGTCCTTCATCCAGCTGCCCCGTTTCGTTTCCGCAGGTTCACTAATCATCCCCACCGCAGGCGGCTGGCTTTTACCCAGCAAAAACAAAGCGATGGCTCCCAGCAAGACAGGCATTAGGTTGGGTCCCTGGGAAGTTACCTCCACCCAATGCCACTCCGGGTCCACCGCCGAAATCCACTGTTTCATTTGTCCGCCCATTTTAAAGCCAATCGATGAGACGTTTTGCGTAATCTCCATCCTGGGCCGCACCGCCCGCTTTTGATGATCGTCGCTGTAGTAGATCCGATGCACTTGCTTGTGCTGGAAAAAACCAAGAGTTCCCGACTCACTGCCAACGCTTTCTTCCGCAGTTTC is part of the Anaeromusa acidaminophila DSM 3853 genome and harbors:
- a CDS encoding phage holin family protein, giving the protein MIEYTQIELRIMAIGSAIGAGFSFLVGGVDKLITALLIFVIIDYVTGMVAAWKTATLDSKKGFEGIKRKIAMLVIVIMAHWIDVGILGISTCRAMVIFAYLGNEGLSIIENLDRMGYGEYIPAFIREKLVQLRSEKESLNDKK